Proteins encoded in a region of the Neoarius graeffei isolate fNeoGra1 chromosome 3, fNeoGra1.pri, whole genome shotgun sequence genome:
- the LOC132883898 gene encoding protein CEBPZOS-like codes for MAPKTMEPVARKIFKGVLFLEVAGVFAAYGLYCKMNASRDFRWTMNKHFPSVLEVYYKSNEWAGNYGVREADQDVWSTRQE; via the exons ATGGCCCCCAAAACCATGGAGCCAGTGGCCAGGAAGATTTTTAAAGGAGTTCTCTTTCTGGAGGTGGCCGGCGTGTTTGCAGCTTACGGACTCTACTGCAAAATGAACGCGAGCCGAG ATTTCAGATGGACGATGAACAAACACTTTCCCTCAGTTCTGGAAG tttatTACAAGTCCAACGAATGGGCCGGGAACTACGGCGTCCGGGAAGCGGATCAGGACGTGTGGTCTACGCGGCAGGAATAA
- the cebpz gene encoding CCAAT/enhancer-binding protein zeta — protein sequence MAPKGEAAGLEQNPAGHEQEESGSEEEEFTLEDVLRLGGTKADYVMLAAVDDSTELIDGGKKGAIDDLEEGELEEFITKLGIRSYSDPQVAEDDEENEPEEEKPSKPGVEKKSKKKEVESSRTPEAKQEAEMKKKKNETKKTSKKAKQKEADLFEFYPRQVLLVKPGGKWYSVDCTSEMSTSPQDESLVSQYKALAQKLLEAETNLYKNKKTLQKGANTVWMKSVVSTGTLADRMAAMTVLIQDAPVHCLEHIESLIIMMRKKGGRRQSLMALDTLKELLLSDLLPENRKLQAFSQRPFDKLEERASGNRDVRDRRLVLWYFEHLLKLQLVEFVTTLDALAHDSVLATKTKALTTAHELLCNRPEQEKALLMHVVNKLGDPDYKMASKASYLLEMLLHKHPLMKSVVCVEVERLMLRPNISPKAQYYAACFLNQVMLSHDEAALATKLLTIYFSFFRLCIKKKDVESKMLGALLSGVNRAYPYTKAGDETVREQLDTLFKVVHLVKFSTAVQALMLLFQVMDSQQSVSDRYYVALYKKLLDPGLSVSPRQSMFLNLLYKSLKADIVLRRVKAFVKRLLQVSCEQSPTFACGALFLVSEVMKAKPGLKLLLQEGDEEDEKFQDLKGDDDDDDEERFVDADKIEEGQSEKPQQNKPAASWVHHQNLEGGKDMEMYDPTHRNPLYCGANRSSLWELQKLADHFHPSVALFAKTILQGGQIQYTGDPLQDFTLIRFLDRFVFRNPKQTKGKQNTDATIMQPKHKPSMNNIRSLPVNCEEYLAKEETQIPVDEVFFYRFFKKREGEKRLKKPFGDDAESVEDVDDDEFEQLLNTFESDDYFTDFKDDDLDFAGNVKSNSKKGKKSEEVSDSDLDSDDGLDDEELSLGSMAEEDFGDELEEDGGAFMDPDGDDNEVPELEGDDDDAAFDDFDEDEGLGEPPEVSKGRKKGKRKLSEHLEFAGSFESKPSKKKKKGKMDNTAMFAAAEEFGDLLDENADIKFDNVGMNAMANKDKASVKQLKWEAQRDDWIRGRDVKTLRRKKAAFKKRKPFGKDRQGKKTVRRKK from the exons ATGGCTCCGAAAGGCGAAGCTGCGGGACTCGAGCAGAACCCGGCCGGACACGAGCAGGAGGAGTCCGGGAGTGAGGAAGAGGAGTTTACCCTGGAGGATGTGCTGCGTTTGGGAGGAACGAAG GCAGACTACGTCATGCTTGCTGCAGTTGATGACAGCACTGAGCTGATAGATGGTGGAAAGAAAGGTGCAATCGATGATTTGGAGGAAGGTGAGCTAGAAGAGTTCATCACCAAACTGGGAATCCGGTCCTACTCTGACCCGCAGGTTGCTGAGGATGATGAAGAGAATGAGCCTGAAGAAGAGAAACCCTCTAAACCCGGTGTGGAAAAGAAGAGCAAGAAAAAAGAAGTGGAATCCAGCAGGACACCTGAAGCCAAGCAGGAAGccgagatgaagaagaagaagaacgagACCAAAAAGACAAGTAAAAAGGCCAAGCAAAAAGAAGCCGACCTGTTTGAGTTTTACCCCCGGCAGGTGCTGTTGGTCAAACCTGGAGGAAAATGGTACAGTGTGGACTGCACTTCTGAGATGAGCACGTCTCCTCAGGACGAATCGCTGGTTTCTCAGTACAAGGCTTTGGCTCAGAAGCTGCTCGAGGCTGAAACAAATctttacaaaaacaagaaaacccTACAGAAAGGAGCGAACACGGTCTGGATGAAGAGCGTCGTCTCGACTGGGACTCTGGCAGACCGGATGGCAGCCATGACCGTGCTCATCCAGGATGCTCCTGTACACTGTCTGGAGCACATCGAGAGCCTGATCATCATGATGAGGAAGAAAGGCGGTCGTAGGCAAAGCCTCATGGCTTTGGACACGCTGAAGGAGCTGCTGCTGTCTGATCTGCTCCCAGAGAACCGTAAGCTCCAGGCTTTCTCTCAGCGCCCGTTCGACAAGCTGGAGGAGCGTGCAAGTGGAAACCGAGATGTTCGAGACCGGCGCCTTGTCCTCTGGTACTTTGAGCATCTTCTCAAGCTCCAGCTGGTTGAGTTTGTCACAACTCTTGACGCACTGGCTCACGATTCTGTTCTGGCGACCAAAACGAAAGCTCTGACTACAGCTCACGAGCTGCTCTGCAACCGACCCGAGCAGGAAAAAGCTCTGCTGATGCACGTCGTCAACAAACTGGGAGATCCTGATTACAAAATGGCCTCGAAGGCCTCGTATCTGCTGGAGATGCTCCTCCATAAACACCCTCTGATGAAATCGGTGGTGTGTGTCGAAGTAGAGCGTCTGATGCTCAGACCAAACATAAGCCCCAAGGCTCAGTATTACGCCGCCTGCTTCCTCAACCAGGTGATGCTGAGCCACGACGAGGCCGCGCTCGCTACCAAACTCCTCACCATCTACTTCAGCTTCTTCCGACTCTGCATTAAGAAGAAGGACGTGGAGTCGAAGATGCTGGGCGCGCTGCTGAGCGGCGTGAACAGGGCCTACCCGTACACCAAGGCCGGAGACGAGACGGTCCGGGAGCAGCTGGACACGCTGTTTAAAGTGGTGCACCTTGTAAAGTTCAGCACAGCTGTGCAAGCGCTCATGCTGCTCTTCCAGGTTATGGATTCTCAGCAGAGCGTGTCGGATCGCTACTACGTCGCTCTTTACAA GAAGCTGTTAGATCCTGGCCTGTCAGTCAGCCCGAGGCAGAGCATGTTCCTCAACCTGCTGTACAAATCTCTGAAAGCCGACATCGTCCTGCGCCGTGTTAAGGCCTTCGTCAAGAGGCTGCTGCAGGTGAGCTGCGAACAGAGCCCCACGTTCGCCTGCGGAGCACTCTTCCTCGTGTCTGAGGTCATGAAGGCCAAACCTGGCCTTAAGCTCCTCCTACAAGAAGGG GATGAGGAAGACGAGAAGTTTCAGGACCTTaaaggagatgatgatgatgatgatgaagaaaggTTTGTGGATGCTGATAAAATtgaagagggacagagcgaaaagCCTCAGCAGAATAAACCAGCTGCATCATGGGTACATCACCAAAACTTGGAGG GTGGTAAGGATATGGAGATGTACGACCCCACTCACAGAAACCCTTTGTACTGTGGAGCGAATCGCAGCAGCCTCTGGGAGCTGCAGAAG CTCGCTGATCATTTCCACCCCTCTGTGGCTCTCTTCGCAAAAACCATCTTGCAG GGAGGGCAGATCCAGTACACAGGAGATCCTCTGCAGGATTTCACACTCATCAGGTTCTTGGATCGGTTTGTGTTCAGGAACCCCAAACAAACGAAAGGCAAAc AAAACACAGACGCAACCATAATGCAGCCGAAGCACAAACCGAGCATGAATAACATCCGCTCATTACCTG TAAACTGTGAGGAGTATCTGGCCAAAGAGGAAACTCAGATCCCTGTGGATGAGGTGTTCttctacag GTTCTTTAAAAAGAGGGAAGGAGAGAAgcgactgaagaagccttttggagatGATGCTGAGAGTGTGGAGGACGTGGACGATGATGAGTTTGAACAACTGCTCA aCACTTTTGAGAGTGATGATTACTTCACGGACTTTAAAGATGATGACTTGGACTTTGCTGG AAATGTAAAGAGCAACAGCAAAAAAGGTAAGAAATCGGAGGAGGTTTCAGATTCAGACCTGGATTCGGACGATGGCCTGGATGATGAGGAGCTCTCTCTGGGAAGCATGGCTGAGGAAGACTTTGGAGACGAGCTGGAGGAAGATGGTGGTGCTTTTATGGACCCAGATGGAGATGATAATGAAG TTCCAGAGCTTgagggtgatgatgatgatgccgccTTCGATG ACTTTGATGAGGATGAGGGCCTGGGTGAGCCACCAGAAGTCAGTAAAGGACGCAAAAAAGGCAAGAGGAAGTTATCAGAGCATCTCGAGTTTGCCGGATCTTTTG AATCCAAACCaagcaagaagaaaaagaaaggaaagatgGACAACACGGCGATGTTTGCAGCAGCGGAGGAG TTTGGAGATTTGCTGGATGAAAACGCAGATATCAAGTTTGACAACGTCGGCATGAACGCAATGGCTAATAAAGACAAAGCCA GTGTCAAACAGCTGAAATGGGAGGCGCAGCGTGACGACTGGATCCGGGGACGTGACGTTAAGACGCTCAGGAGGAAGAAGGCTGCGTTCAAGAAAAGGAAACCGTTTGGGAAAGACAGACAGGGCAAAAAGACCGTCAGAAGGAAGAAGTGA